From the genome of Candidatus Thermoplasmatota archaeon:
GGCTCGTGCTGGCGGAAGCGCGGCGATGGAAGATGGGCGAAGCCGTCGCCAAGGGCGTGATCGCAAACGGCGCGCTCGGCTACTTCCTTGCGCTCACCGACGAGTTCCTCGAAGCCGCGGGCCTCTCCCCCTCGCGCCTCCGCTTCCGCCAGCACGAGCCCACCGAGAAGGCCCACTACTCCACGGACACGTGGGACGCCGAGTTCCTTTCGCCGCGCTTTGGCTGGGTCGAGATCGTCGGAATCGCGGACCGTACCGACTACGACCTTCGCGCGCACGAGCGCGTCTCGGGCGTCAAGCTGCGCGCGCTTCGCAAGTACGACGCGCCGCGCGAGGTGGAGCACGAGAAGGTCGTGGCGAAGTCGGCGAAGCTGGGCCCCCTGTTCAAGGGCAGGGCCGTCGCCGTGAAGGAGGCGCTCGAAGCGCTCGATCCGGAGACCGTCCGCGGAAAGGAGAAGGTCACCGTGGAAGCCGACGGCGAGCGGTTCGAGGTGCCCGCCGAAGCGTTTGCGGTGCAGCGCGTGCGCGAGACGGAGTCCGGCGAGCTGTACACGCCCCACGTGGTCGAGCCCTCCTACGGCGTCGACCGCATCCTGTACGCGCTCCTCGAATCCGCCTACGCCGTTCCGGGAGGCGAGCGCGAGTGGGCCACGCTCAAGCTCTCCCCGCAGGTGGCGCCGGTCAAGGTGGGCGTCTTCCCGCTCATGGGCAAGGACGGCCTCGACGCCGAAGCCCTGCGCCTCGATCGGGAGCTTCGCGACGCCGGCATCGCCTCCCTGTACGACGATTCGGGATCCATCGGCAAGCGGTACGCGCGCATGGACGAGATCGGCACGCCTTGGTGCGTCACGGTCGATTACGAGACGCTCGAGGGCCAGGGCGTCACGATCCGGGACCGCGACACGGGCGCGCAAACGCGTGTCCCTCGCGAGCGCGCGGTGGACGAGATCCGTCGGCGGCTTTGGGCCTAGCGAGCCGCCCGCAAGCACTCCCGCACGATCTCGACGGCCACGTCGATCTCCTCGTCCGTGACGACAAGCGGCGGGATGTAGCGGATCCCCGACTTGCCGCAAGGCAGGAGCACGAGCCCCTTCTTGTACGCGGCCTCGATCACGGCGTCGCGCTCCTTGGTCGCGTGCTCCTTCGTGCGCCGGTCCTTGACGAGATCGGTCGCCTGCATGAGGCCCAGGCCCCGCACGTCGCCCACGATCGGGAATTCGTCGGGCAGCTCGTCGAGTCGCGCGCGCAGGTGCGCCCCGCGCTTGGCCGCGTTTTCCACAAGCCCCTTCTGCAGCACGTCGATCGTGGCGAGCGAGGCCGCGCAGGCGAGCACGTTTCCGCCGTAGGTGTTGCTGTGCGCGCCCTCGACGTCGAAGTCGAGGTCCGCGCGCGCCACGAGCGCGCCCATGGGCAACCCGGAGGCCATCGCCTTTGCAAGCTGCATCGTGTCGGGCGAGACGCCGAAGTGCTCGGCCGCGAACATCTTGCCGGTGCGGCCAAAGCCCGTCTGCACCTCGTCGAAGCAAAGGAGCATGCCGTGGCGGTCGGCGAGCTTGCGAAGCTCCGCGTGGAAGTCCTTCGGCGGCACGACGTAGCCGCCCTCGCCCTGCACGGGCTCCACGAAGATGGCGGCGACGTCCGAGGCCGGGACGTACGTGGCGAGGAGATGCTTCTCGATGAATTCGAGCGCGGCCTTCGTGAGCTCGGCTGGCTTCTCGTAGCCGTCGAGGTTCCACGGGTTGCGGTACGGGTTCGCGTACGGCGCGTGGTGCACGCCGGGCATGGCCGGGAAGAAGCGGTCCTGGTGCACGGGCTTGCTCGCGGTGAGCGAGAGCGATCCGAGCGTGCGCCCGTGGAAGCCGCCGATGAAGGCCAGGAACTGACGCCGGCGCGTGGCGTACCGGGCCATCTTGATGGCCGCCTCGTTGCTCTCGGTGCCCGAGTTCGTGAAGAACACCTTCTTCGCGAAGGCGCCGGGCGCGATGCGGGCGAGCTTCTCGGCGAGCTCCACCTGCTGCTCATAGTAGTAGTCGGTGCCGGCGAAGTGGACGAGCTGCCCGGCCTGCCGCCGGATGGCCTCCACGACGGCGGGATGGCTGTGGCCGGTGTTCACGACGCCCACGCCGCTTGTGAAGTCGAGGTAGCGCTCTCCGTCCACGCCTGTTAGCCAGCAGCCTTCGCCGCGCTCGACGACGACCGGGCTTGTCTTCGTGGTCTTCACCAGCGCCTTGTGGTCGCGCTCCACGATCTCCTTGCCTTTCTTGCCAGGCGGCGTGGCGGGGACGAAGGGGCGGGGCATGGGATCACGGACCAAAAGGCTACGAATTTCGTAGACTACAAGGTCTGCTGGGGTACATGTGCGTTCCGGGACCGCCCGGTTTCCCGAGCGAATCCGAGCTTCGAAGCCTTGCGGCCATGGATGGGGGCCCCTTGCGAACGAACCCTGCGAGATTCGCAGCTGGCTCGTCGTTGACGACGAGAACCGCAGCCTACGGATCGTAGAGTCGGGGGTTGCAACGGGGGAGCAACGCCATGAGCACCGCCGCCTCGGTAAGCGCCCGCCGTTCCATCGCGCCGCCCGACAGGAAGCCGATGGCGCCCTGCTTGGCGCCGATGCCTTGCGTGCCGGCGAGCTCGTCGATCGCCTGCCCCACGGTCCGCCCACCCTTCACGGCCGCTTCCACGCCGGGCGGGTGGACAAACCCCGGGCCGTGGCCCACGGTCGCGCGGCCGGCCCGGTCGAGCACCACGCAGTGCTGAACGTCGAACAGCCGCCCCGCGCCGGCGTCCCACACCAAGCCCGCCTCGACGCCCACGCCAAGCTGCGCGCGCGCGTTCACGGCAAGCGCGGCGCGGGCGCGGTTGCTTGCGCCGCGAACGATCTCGTCCGTACCGAAGGGCTGCTCGGGCACCCCGGACGAGACCGCATGGGCGCTCACCGTCGCCTTGCCGAACGCGCGACGCGCCACGCGGCGGACCGCGTCGACCTTGACCGGGTTGGCGCTTCCGATCGCGATCCGCGGCGCAAGCAGGCGGCCCTCGGCGTCGATCTCGCCGGCCACGATCCGCGAGGCGCTCACGGGCGCCCCGTCGGCGGCGAGCACGTGGGGCACCTCAAGGACCAAAAGTGGGTGCCGACCGGCCGCGACGCGCTCCTCGTTCAGCCGCTCGGCGGTGGAGCGGGTCTCGGGCGACACCACGATCGCGTCGTAGTCGCCGGCAAGCGCGCGTCCGTAGGGCTCGTCGATGCGGGCGACCGTGGCGCGGGACAACCAGTTTCGTAGTTTCAAGAAATCACGAAGGCTTTTCTCCCGCGCGCGGTACGGCCGCACCTTCCGGCGGCGGCCGCGATTGGCAAGGGCGTCGGACGTGACGCCGAGGAACACGTGCGTGCCGACGGCAAACGCGCGCGCAAAGAGCGCCTCGTGCCCGCGGTGCAGCCGGTCGAAGGTCCCTCCCATGCAGACGCGCATGGGGCGGGCAAGGGGGTGGCCCCGGCATAAACCATTTCAACCGCGGGCCCCGATGCCCCACCGTGCGCGCACTCTCCTTCGCCGGCGCCCTGCTCGTTGCCGCCGGCGCGGCGCTCGTCGGTCACGGCCTCTGGACGGGGCAGCTCCAAGTGTCGCTGTTTGTCGTGTTTCCCGTCGTGCACGGGGCAAGCGCGACGGGCGGGTTGGGGATGCTTGCGCTCTTTGCGGGGTTCGTGCTTTGGATGCTCGGCCGCGTGGGGCTCGTCCCGCCGCCGCAAGCCCCCGGGGACATGCGCGATCCGGCCCCGTCCCCTCGCGTGCGGGGAGGCGGCGTCGTCTTCCTCGGTCCGATCCCGATCGTCGTCGGCACGGATCTTCGCTGGGCCGTGCTCGCGTTTGCCCTCGCCGTGCTCGCCTTCGTGCTCGCGCTTGCATGGTGGCTCCTGCTTCTGCGGGGGACGCCATGACCCCGGCCGAGGAGGCCATTCGAGCGGAGATCGAGCGCGCGGGCGGACGCATCCCCTTCTCTCGCTTCATGGAGCTTTGCCTCTACCATCCCGCGCACGGGTACTACGTCCGCCGTGGACCGGGCCGCGATTTCTACACGGCGCCGCAGGCG
Proteins encoded in this window:
- the yjjX gene encoding inosine/xanthosine triphosphatase; the encoded protein is MRVCMGGTFDRLHRGHEALFARAFAVGTHVFLGVTSDALANRGRRRKVRPYRAREKSLRDFLKLRNWLSRATVARIDEPYGRALAGDYDAIVVSPETRSTAERLNEERVAAGRHPLLVLEVPHVLAADGAPVSASRIVAGEIDAEGRLLAPRIAIGSANPVKVDAVRRVARRAFGKATVSAHAVSSGVPEQPFGTDEIVRGASNRARAALAVNARAQLGVGVEAGLVWDAGAGRLFDVQHCVVLDRAGRATVGHGPGFVHPPGVEAAVKGGRTVGQAIDELAGTQGIGAKQGAIGFLSGGAMERRALTEAAVLMALLPRCNPRLYDP
- the glyS gene encoding glycine--tRNA ligase yields the protein LVLAEARRWKMGEAVAKGVIANGALGYFLALTDEFLEAAGLSPSRLRFRQHEPTEKAHYSTDTWDAEFLSPRFGWVEIVGIADRTDYDLRAHERVSGVKLRALRKYDAPREVEHEKVVAKSAKLGPLFKGRAVAVKEALEALDPETVRGKEKVTVEADGERFEVPAEAFAVQRVRETESGELYTPHVVEPSYGVDRILYALLESAYAVPGGEREWATLKLSPQVAPVKVGVFPLMGKDGLDAEALRLDRELRDAGIASLYDDSGSIGKRYARMDEIGTPWCVTVDYETLEGQGVTIRDRDTGAQTRVPRERAVDEIRRRLWA
- a CDS encoding acetyl ornithine aminotransferase family protein, which encodes MPRPFVPATPPGKKGKEIVERDHKALVKTTKTSPVVVERGEGCWLTGVDGERYLDFTSGVGVVNTGHSHPAVVEAIRRQAGQLVHFAGTDYYYEQQVELAEKLARIAPGAFAKKVFFTNSGTESNEAAIKMARYATRRRQFLAFIGGFHGRTLGSLSLTASKPVHQDRFFPAMPGVHHAPYANPYRNPWNLDGYEKPAELTKAALEFIEKHLLATYVPASDVAAIFVEPVQGEGGYVVPPKDFHAELRKLADRHGMLLCFDEVQTGFGRTGKMFAAEHFGVSPDTMQLAKAMASGLPMGALVARADLDFDVEGAHSNTYGGNVLACAASLATIDVLQKGLVENAAKRGAHLRARLDELPDEFPIVGDVRGLGLMQATDLVKDRRTKEHATKERDAVIEAAYKKGLVLLPCGKSGIRYIPPLVVTDEEIDVAVEIVRECLRAAR
- a CDS encoding DUF131 domain-containing protein, encoding MRALSFAGALLVAAGAALVGHGLWTGQLQVSLFVVFPVVHGASATGGLGMLALFAGFVLWMLGRVGLVPPPQAPGDMRDPAPSPRVRGGGVVFLGPIPIVVGTDLRWAVLAFALAVLAFVLALAWWLLLLRGTP